The Streptomyces sp. NBC_00162 genome window below encodes:
- a CDS encoding MFS transporter translates to MTNPAATARLAGRREWTAFTVLVLPLLLVSMDVSVLYFAIPAITRELDPSATQQLWIFDSYAFALSGLLLTMGSLGDRIGRRRLLLIGATAFGLASVGAAYATSAEMLIAARVLLGIGGATLMPSTLALIRNLFQDAKQRGQAIAIWSGVMTGGIALGSVMSGLMLNHFWWGSVFLINVPAMVLLLILVPVLVPEFKDPAPGRFDLLSVPLSMAAVLPVVYGLKEIAAEGFEPLYLGSVAVGLAVGYVFVRRQRSRDDAMVPRALFAHRGFGAAIGLNTIAAFAMMGSAYFTTQYLQSVLGMGTLEAALWSLAPSVVIGAAAPVSAVLAQKTKRAYVIAGGFVLAAAGFALISLVGDDSLWLLLTGAGVLASGLVTVMSLVSDMALGSAPAEKAGSAASLLETGQEFGGALGMALLGSLGTAVYRSDLADSEPAVRETLGGAVATAQQLGGAAGEQVLALAREAFVHGMQYAAWGGTALLLGAAVLAAALMRGIEAPAPAAAGPAPIPGDGVQEPTYN, encoded by the coding sequence ATGACGAACCCCGCCGCCACAGCGCGCCTCGCCGGCCGCCGCGAATGGACCGCCTTCACCGTCCTCGTGCTGCCGCTGCTCCTGGTCTCGATGGACGTCTCCGTCCTCTACTTCGCCATCCCCGCCATCACCCGCGAGCTGGACCCCAGCGCCACCCAGCAGCTCTGGATCTTCGACAGCTACGCCTTCGCCCTCTCCGGCCTGCTGCTGACGATGGGTTCGCTGGGCGACCGCATCGGCCGGCGCCGCCTGCTCCTGATCGGCGCGACCGCCTTCGGCCTCGCCTCGGTCGGCGCCGCCTACGCCACCAGCGCGGAGATGCTCATCGCGGCCCGCGTCCTGCTCGGCATCGGCGGGGCGACCCTGATGCCCTCCACGCTGGCCCTCATACGGAACCTCTTCCAGGACGCCAAGCAGCGCGGCCAGGCCATCGCGATCTGGTCCGGTGTCATGACCGGCGGCATCGCCCTCGGTTCGGTCATGAGCGGACTGATGCTGAACCACTTCTGGTGGGGCTCGGTCTTCCTGATCAACGTGCCCGCGATGGTGCTCCTGCTGATCCTGGTCCCGGTGCTGGTCCCGGAGTTCAAGGACCCGGCCCCCGGCCGCTTCGACCTGCTGAGCGTCCCGCTGTCCATGGCCGCCGTACTGCCCGTCGTCTACGGGCTCAAGGAGATCGCCGCCGAGGGCTTCGAGCCCCTCTACCTGGGCAGCGTGGCCGTGGGCCTGGCCGTCGGGTACGTCTTCGTCCGCCGCCAGCGCAGCCGCGACGACGCCATGGTCCCCCGCGCCCTCTTCGCCCACCGCGGATTCGGGGCGGCCATCGGCCTCAACACCATCGCCGCCTTCGCCATGATGGGCTCGGCCTACTTCACCACCCAGTACCTCCAGTCGGTGCTGGGGATGGGCACCCTGGAGGCCGCCCTGTGGAGCCTCGCCCCCTCCGTCGTCATCGGCGCCGCCGCCCCGGTCTCCGCGGTCCTGGCCCAGAAGACGAAGCGGGCCTACGTCATCGCCGGCGGGTTCGTCCTCGCCGCCGCCGGATTCGCCCTGATCAGCCTGGTCGGCGACGACTCGCTGTGGCTGCTGCTGACCGGCGCCGGGGTGCTCGCCTCCGGCCTCGTCACCGTGATGTCGCTGGTCTCGGACATGGCGCTCGGCTCCGCCCCCGCCGAGAAGGCCGGATCCGCCGCCTCCCTGCTGGAGACGGGCCAGGAGTTCGGCGGCGCGCTCGGCATGGCCCTGCTCGGCAGCCTGGGCACCGCGGTCTACCGCAGCGACCTGGCGGACTCCGAGCCGGCGGTCCGGGAGACCCTGGGCGGCGCGGTGGCCACCGCCCAGCAGCTCGGCGGGGCCGCGGGCGAGCAGGTGCTGGCCCTGGCCCGCGAGGCCTTCGTCCACGGGATGCAGTACGCGGCCTGGGGCGGTACGGCGCTGCTGCTCGGGGCGGCCGTGCTCGCCGCGGCTCTGATGCGCGGGATCGAAGCCCCAGCCCCGGCCGCGGCGGGACCGGCCCCGATTCCCGGAGACGGCGTACAGGAGCCGACGTACAACTGA
- the serA gene encoding phosphoglycerate dehydrogenase, producing the protein MSSKPVVLIAEELSPATVEALGPDFEIRHCNGADRAELLPAIVDADAILVRSATKVDAEAIAAAKKLRVVARAGVGLDNVDVSAATKAGVMVVNAPTSNIVTAAELACGLLVATARHIPQANTALKNGEWKRNKYTGVELSEKTLGVVGLGRIGVLVAQRMSAFGMKIVAYDPYVQPARAAQMGVKMLTLDELLEVADFITVHLPKTPETLGLIGHEALHKVKPSVRIVNAARGGIVDEAALYAAIKEGRVAGAGLDVYAKEPCTDSPLFELDQVVCTPHLGASTDEAQEKAGVSVAKSVRLALAGELVPDAVNVQGGVIAEDVRPGLPLAEKLGRIFTALAGEVAVRLDVEVYGEITQHDVKVLELSALKGVFEDVVDETVSYVNAPLFAQERGVEVRLTTSSESPDHRNVVTVRGTLSDGQEVSVSGTLAGPKHLQKIVGVGEYDVDLALADYMVVLRYTDRPGVVGAVGRVLGEAGLNIAGMQVARAEEHGEALAVLTVDAEVPANVLADISAEIGAVSARTVSLG; encoded by the coding sequence GTGAGCTCGAAACCTGTCGTACTCATCGCCGAAGAGCTGTCGCCCGCCACCGTGGAGGCGCTCGGCCCGGACTTCGAGATCCGGCACTGCAACGGCGCCGACCGCGCCGAGCTGCTGCCCGCGATCGTCGACGCCGACGCGATCCTCGTCCGCTCCGCGACCAAGGTCGACGCCGAGGCCATCGCCGCCGCCAAGAAGCTGCGGGTCGTCGCCCGCGCCGGCGTCGGTCTGGACAACGTCGACGTCTCCGCCGCCACCAAGGCCGGCGTGATGGTCGTCAACGCGCCGACCTCGAACATCGTGACCGCCGCCGAGCTCGCCTGCGGCCTGCTCGTCGCCACCGCCCGCCACATCCCGCAGGCCAACACCGCCCTGAAGAACGGTGAGTGGAAGCGGAACAAGTACACGGGTGTCGAACTCAGCGAGAAGACCCTCGGCGTCGTCGGCCTCGGCCGCATCGGCGTCCTGGTCGCGCAGCGCATGTCGGCCTTCGGCATGAAGATCGTCGCGTACGACCCCTACGTACAGCCCGCGCGCGCCGCCCAGATGGGCGTCAAGATGCTGACGCTGGACGAGCTCCTGGAGGTCGCCGACTTCATCACCGTGCACCTGCCCAAGACCCCCGAGACCCTCGGTCTCATCGGGCACGAGGCCCTGCACAAGGTGAAGCCGTCCGTCCGTATCGTGAACGCCGCGCGCGGCGGGATCGTGGACGAGGCCGCCCTGTACGCGGCCATCAAGGAGGGCCGCGTCGCCGGCGCCGGACTCGACGTCTACGCGAAGGAGCCCTGCACGGACTCCCCGCTCTTCGAGCTCGACCAGGTCGTCTGCACCCCGCACCTCGGCGCGTCCACGGACGAGGCCCAGGAGAAGGCCGGTGTCTCGGTCGCCAAGTCGGTGCGCCTCGCGCTCGCCGGTGAGCTCGTGCCGGACGCGGTCAACGTCCAGGGCGGCGTCATCGCCGAGGACGTCCGTCCCGGCCTGCCGCTCGCCGAGAAGCTCGGCCGCATCTTCACCGCCCTCGCGGGCGAGGTCGCGGTCCGCCTCGACGTCGAGGTCTACGGCGAGATCACCCAGCACGACGTGAAGGTGCTCGAACTCTCCGCGCTCAAGGGTGTCTTCGAGGACGTCGTCGACGAGACGGTCTCCTACGTCAACGCCCCGCTGTTCGCGCAGGAGCGCGGTGTCGAGGTGCGCCTGACCACCAGCTCGGAGTCCCCGGACCACCGCAACGTGGTGACCGTCCGCGGCACCCTCTCCGACGGCCAGGAGGTGTCGGTCTCCGGCACGCTCGCGGGCCCGAAGCACCTGCAGAAGATCGTCGGTGTGGGCGAGTACGACGTGGACCTGGCGCTCGCCGACTACATGGTCGTGCTGCGCTACACCGACCGCCCGGGCGTGGTCGGCGCCGTCGGCCGCGTGCTCGGCGAGGCCGGGCTGAACATCGCGGGCATGCAGGTCGCCCGTGCCGAGGAGCACGGAGAGGCGCTCGCCGTGCTGACGGTCGACGCCGAGGTCCCGGCGAACGTCCTCGCGGACATCTCCGCCGAGATCGGCGCCGTGTCGGCGCGCACGGTCAGCCTCGGCTGA
- the ilvC gene encoding ketol-acid reductoisomerase: MAELFYENDADLSIIQGRKVAVIGYGSQGHAHALSLRDSGVDVVVGLKEGSKSKAKAEEQGLKVLPVAEAAEWANVIMILTPDPLQAEIYEESIKDHLKEGDALFFGHGFNVRYGFIKPPANVDVALVAPKGPGHLVRRQYEEGRGVPCIAAVEQDHSGNAFALALSYAAGIGGTRAGVIKTTFTEETETDLFGEQAVLCGGASALVKAGFETLTEAGYQPEIAYFECLHELKLIVDLMYEGGLEKMRWSVSETAEWGDYITGPRIITDATKAEMKKVLAEIQNGEFANTWMAEYKAGLPKYNEYKKADEAHLLETTGKKLRKLMSWVDSSES; encoded by the coding sequence GTGGCCGAGCTGTTCTACGAGAACGACGCCGACCTGTCCATCATCCAGGGCCGCAAGGTCGCGGTCATCGGTTACGGCAGCCAGGGCCACGCCCACGCGCTGTCGCTCCGTGACTCCGGCGTCGACGTCGTCGTCGGCCTGAAGGAGGGCTCGAAGTCCAAGGCCAAGGCCGAGGAGCAGGGTCTGAAGGTCCTCCCCGTGGCCGAGGCCGCCGAGTGGGCGAACGTCATCATGATCCTCACCCCGGACCCGCTCCAGGCCGAGATCTACGAGGAGTCCATCAAGGACCACCTCAAGGAGGGTGACGCGCTCTTCTTCGGCCACGGCTTCAACGTCCGCTACGGCTTCATCAAGCCCCCGGCCAACGTGGACGTCGCCCTGGTCGCCCCGAAGGGCCCGGGTCACCTGGTCCGCCGCCAGTACGAGGAGGGCCGCGGCGTTCCGTGTATCGCGGCCGTCGAGCAGGACCACTCGGGCAACGCCTTCGCCCTCGCGCTCTCGTACGCGGCCGGCATCGGCGGCACCCGCGCCGGCGTCATCAAGACCACCTTCACCGAGGAGACCGAGACCGACCTGTTCGGTGAGCAGGCCGTCCTCTGCGGTGGCGCCTCCGCGCTGGTCAAGGCCGGTTTCGAGACCCTGACCGAGGCCGGCTACCAGCCGGAGATCGCGTACTTCGAGTGCCTGCACGAGCTGAAGCTCATCGTGGACCTCATGTACGAGGGCGGCCTGGAGAAGATGCGCTGGTCGGTCTCCGAGACCGCCGAGTGGGGCGACTACATCACCGGCCCGCGGATCATCACCGACGCCACCAAGGCCGAGATGAAGAAGGTCCTCGCCGAGATCCAGAACGGCGAGTTCGCCAACACCTGGATGGCCGAGTACAAGGCCGGTCTGCCGAAGTACAACGAGTACAAGAAGGCCGACGAGGCGCACCTGCTCGAGACCACCGGCAAGAAGCTGCGCAAGCTGATGAGCTGGGTCGACAGCAGCGAGAGCTGA
- the ilvN gene encoding acetolactate synthase small subunit, protein MSKHTLSVLVENTPGILARIAALFSRRGFNIDSLAVGVTEHPDISRITIVVNVEDLPLEQVTKQLNKLVNVLKIVELESHNAIERELVLVKVRADNETRSQIVEIVQLFRAKTVDVSPEAVTIEATGGSDKLGAMLKMLEPFGIKELVQSGTIAIGRGGRSITDRSLRALDRSA, encoded by the coding sequence ATGTCCAAGCACACGCTCTCCGTCCTGGTCGAGAACACGCCCGGCATCCTCGCCCGGATCGCCGCGCTGTTCTCCCGCCGCGGGTTCAACATCGACTCCCTCGCGGTCGGTGTCACGGAGCACCCCGACATCTCCCGCATCACCATCGTCGTGAACGTCGAGGACCTTCCGCTGGAGCAGGTGACCAAGCAGCTCAACAAGCTGGTCAACGTGCTCAAGATCGTCGAGCTGGAGTCGCACAACGCGATCGAGCGCGAACTCGTCCTGGTGAAGGTCCGCGCCGACAACGAGACCCGCTCGCAGATCGTCGAGATCGTCCAGCTGTTCCGCGCCAAGACGGTCGATGTCTCCCCGGAGGCCGTCACCATCGAGGCCACCGGCGGTTCCGACAAGCTCGGCGCGATGCTCAAGATGCTGGAGCCCTTCGGCATCAAGGAGCTCGTGCAGTCCGGCACGATCGCCATAGGGCGTGGCGGACGGTCCATCACGGACCGCAGCCTGCGCGCGCTCGACCGCAGCGCCTGA
- a CDS encoding acetolactate synthase large subunit — protein MPMTEQATGAHHPQPRPRSGGQQSAAVEHVTGAQSLIRSLEEVGCDTVFGIPGGAILPAYDPMMDSKKVRHILVRHEQGAGHAATGYAQATGKVGVCMATSGPGATNLVTPIADAHMDSVPLVAITGQVSSKAIGTDAFQEADIVGITMPITKHNFLVTKAEDIPRTIAEAFHIASTGRPGPVLVDIAKDALQARTTFSWPPAQDLPGYRPVTKPHAKQIREAAKLICQAKRPVLYVGGGVMKSGATAELKVLAELTGVPVCTTLMALGSFPDSHPLHVGMPGMHGSVTGVTALQKSDLLIALGTRFDDRVTGKLDSFAPFAKIIHADIDPAEIGKNRAVDVPIVGDAREVIADLIQAVQAEHTEGNAGDYSAWWKDLSRWRDTYPLGYDLPEDGSLSPQQVIERIGALAPKSTIFAAGVGQHQMWASHFVKYEEPRTWLNSGGAGTMGYAVPAAMGAKVGMPERTVWAIDGDGCFQMTNQELVTCALNNIPIKVAIINNGALGMVRQWQTLFYNQRYSSTVLHADETGHDAVGSQLGESIAPRKGTRVPDFVKLSEAMGCVALRCEDPADLDKVIAEANAINDRTVVIDFIVHEDAMVWPMVAAGTSNDEVMAARGVRPDFGDNEDD, from the coding sequence ATGCCGATGACCGAGCAGGCCACCGGGGCCCACCATCCGCAGCCGCGGCCCCGTTCCGGCGGACAGCAGTCCGCCGCAGTTGAGCACGTCACGGGTGCGCAGTCCCTCATCCGCTCTCTCGAAGAGGTGGGGTGCGACACCGTCTTCGGTATTCCGGGCGGCGCCATCCTCCCCGCGTACGACCCGATGATGGACTCGAAGAAGGTCCGTCACATCCTGGTCCGCCACGAGCAGGGGGCCGGCCACGCCGCCACCGGTTACGCGCAGGCCACCGGCAAGGTCGGCGTCTGTATGGCCACCTCCGGCCCGGGTGCCACGAACCTGGTCACCCCGATCGCCGACGCGCACATGGACTCCGTCCCGCTCGTCGCCATCACCGGCCAGGTCTCCTCCAAGGCGATCGGTACCGACGCCTTCCAGGAGGCGGACATCGTCGGCATCACGATGCCGATCACCAAGCACAACTTCCTGGTCACCAAGGCCGAGGACATCCCGCGGACGATCGCCGAGGCCTTCCACATCGCCTCCACCGGCCGCCCCGGCCCGGTCCTGGTCGACATCGCCAAGGACGCCCTCCAGGCGAGGACCACCTTCTCGTGGCCGCCCGCCCAGGACCTCCCCGGTTACCGGCCGGTCACCAAGCCGCACGCCAAGCAGATCCGCGAGGCCGCCAAGCTCATCTGCCAGGCCAAGCGCCCGGTGCTGTACGTCGGCGGCGGCGTCATGAAGTCCGGCGCGACCGCCGAGCTGAAGGTCCTCGCCGAGCTGACCGGGGTCCCGGTCTGCACCACGCTGATGGCGCTCGGCTCCTTCCCCGACAGCCACCCGCTGCACGTCGGCATGCCGGGCATGCACGGCAGCGTCACCGGCGTCACCGCGCTGCAGAAGTCGGACCTGCTGATCGCGCTCGGCACCCGCTTCGACGACCGCGTCACCGGCAAGCTGGACAGCTTCGCCCCGTTCGCCAAGATCATCCACGCGGACATCGACCCGGCCGAGATCGGTAAGAACCGCGCGGTCGACGTCCCGATCGTCGGCGACGCCCGCGAGGTCATCGCCGACCTGATCCAGGCCGTCCAGGCCGAGCACACCGAGGGCAACGCCGGCGACTACAGCGCCTGGTGGAAGGACCTCAGCCGCTGGCGCGACACGTACCCGCTGGGCTACGACCTGCCCGAGGACGGCAGCCTCTCGCCGCAGCAGGTCATCGAGCGGATCGGCGCGCTCGCGCCGAAGAGCACGATCTTCGCGGCCGGCGTCGGCCAGCACCAGATGTGGGCCTCGCACTTCGTGAAGTACGAGGAGCCCCGCACCTGGCTGAACTCCGGCGGCGCCGGAACCATGGGCTACGCGGTCCCGGCCGCGATGGGTGCCAAGGTCGGCATGCCCGAGCGCACGGTCTGGGCGATCGACGGCGACGGCTGCTTCCAGATGACCAATCAGGAACTGGTCACCTGCGCGCTGAACAACATCCCGATCAAGGTCGCGATCATCAACAACGGCGCGCTGGGCATGGTCCGCCAGTGGCAGACGCTGTTCTACAACCAGCGGTACTCCAGCACCGTGCTGCACGCTGACGAGACCGGCCACGACGCGGTCGGCTCCCAGCTCGGCGAGTCGATCGCCCCCCGCAAGGGCACCCGCGTCCCGGACTTCGTCAAGCTGTCCGAGGCCATGGGCTGCGTCGCCCTGCGCTGCGAGGACCCGGCCGACCTCGACAAGGTCATCGCCGAGGCCAACGCGATCAACGACCGTACGGTGGTCATCGACTTCATCGTCCACGAGGACGCCATGGTGTGGCCGATGGTCGCCGCCGGCACCTCCAACGACGAGGTCATGGCAGCCCGGGGCGTCCGTCCCGACTTCGGCGACAACGAAGACGACTGA
- a CDS encoding putative bifunctional diguanylate cyclase/phosphodiesterase, whose translation MSAPGAALLNRPSLSGGGRGLVMQVLLALVSGGYAVGAALNWGSEEVAEIMGDFGLSAAGLLAAVSCFSYARAIDSRERPAWLLFAFSSLMGASGNAVWGWYEVILGQDVPKPSLADFAFLCFAPPAIVGLLVLAKRPVTRAGWVCLGLDSWLIGGSLLTLSWSLALAHAARTAQSGAPGSVPRAALSLAYPLLDIALVSMVLVLHFRRSETNRSAVNTAIAALALTVLSDALFTSPLLSAEYQSGQLLDAGWFVGSLLLAYAPWGARRLHPGPEPVGPRRVERPHSRPITGSLPALTPYLAAAVCTLGILYNVVDGRKVDRMVVFTGCTVVLALVIRQGIMLLDNIALTQELAQKENHFRSLVQGSSDVIMIAAPTGTLRYVSPAAAGVYGREAEELVGTELATLIHPDDLGRVVHEVRRFLAAPPTEEPTTRIECRFKSGGGEWLNVESTVNRHQGGLILNSRDVTERVRLQAQLQHSAEHDPLTDLPNRALFTRRVRQALTGRRAGDHSTAVLFIDLDGFKAVNDTIGHQAGDELLVEAAHRLQDSVRAGDTAARLGGDEFAALILGDGSRDRSAREYQVHEIADRLRTTLSQPYRIAGSEVRVAASIGVAFADPGITPSDLMRNADLAMYRAKAGGKDRVELYAPQMQAEVVRKAELAGRLRTALHEGEFALLHQPVVSLATGEVSTVVAQARWRSAQGILFTPAEFLRVAEYSEGAAATGPDAPPGFAAGTSTRSAELGRWLLEQAVEQAADRHRAGHGVPVAVRMTAQRLLDRAVPLGSVEALLTRHGLPSGALVLELAVSDPRVPFDDLERRLTALHRLGVGIALDGFGSGYAAISALRRLPVDMLKLDRGLVEGVVESARLHKITAGLLRIANDLGMQSVADGVDLPEQVMALRAMGCTHGQGMAFSGPLDEYRLRRALVRGTFPVPGGAVQPALAGGSSGGSMAIHRGSHNETPVPPT comes from the coding sequence GTGAGTGCCCCGGGGGCGGCGCTCCTGAACCGTCCGTCCCTGTCGGGCGGAGGCAGGGGCCTGGTCATGCAGGTGCTCCTCGCGCTGGTCAGCGGGGGATACGCCGTCGGCGCCGCCCTCAACTGGGGGTCGGAGGAAGTCGCCGAGATCATGGGTGACTTCGGGCTCAGCGCGGCGGGCTTACTCGCCGCGGTCTCCTGTTTCTCCTACGCGCGGGCGATCGACAGCCGCGAACGTCCCGCCTGGCTGCTCTTCGCCTTCTCCTCCCTCATGGGCGCCTCCGGAAACGCCGTCTGGGGCTGGTACGAGGTGATCCTCGGCCAGGACGTGCCGAAGCCCTCGCTGGCCGACTTCGCCTTCCTGTGCTTCGCCCCGCCGGCCATCGTGGGCCTGCTCGTCCTCGCCAAGCGCCCGGTCACCCGCGCCGGCTGGGTCTGCCTCGGGCTCGACTCCTGGCTCATCGGCGGCTCCCTGCTCACCCTCTCCTGGAGCCTGGCGCTGGCCCACGCGGCGCGGACCGCGCAGTCCGGCGCCCCCGGCAGCGTCCCGCGCGCCGCCCTCTCCCTCGCCTATCCGCTCCTGGACATCGCGCTGGTCTCGATGGTCCTGGTCCTGCACTTCCGGCGGTCCGAGACCAACCGCTCGGCCGTCAACACCGCCATCGCCGCGCTCGCCCTGACCGTTCTCAGCGACGCGCTGTTCACCTCACCGCTGCTGAGCGCGGAGTACCAGTCCGGCCAGCTGCTCGACGCCGGCTGGTTCGTCGGGTCGCTGCTGCTTGCGTACGCGCCCTGGGGTGCCCGGCGCCTCCATCCGGGACCGGAGCCCGTCGGCCCCCGGCGTGTCGAGAGGCCGCACAGCCGCCCCATCACCGGGTCGCTGCCCGCCCTCACCCCGTACCTCGCGGCCGCCGTGTGCACCCTGGGCATCCTCTACAACGTCGTGGACGGCCGGAAGGTCGACCGGATGGTCGTCTTCACCGGCTGCACCGTCGTGCTCGCCCTCGTCATCCGCCAGGGCATCATGCTCCTCGACAACATCGCGCTGACCCAGGAACTGGCCCAGAAGGAGAACCACTTCCGCTCCCTGGTCCAGGGCTCGAGCGACGTCATCATGATCGCCGCACCCACCGGCACCCTGCGGTACGTGAGCCCCGCCGCCGCCGGGGTCTACGGCCGCGAGGCGGAGGAGCTGGTCGGCACCGAGCTCGCCACCCTGATCCACCCCGACGACCTCGGCAGAGTGGTCCACGAGGTGCGCCGTTTCCTCGCCGCTCCGCCGACCGAGGAACCCACCACCCGCATCGAATGCCGCTTCAAATCGGGCGGCGGCGAGTGGCTCAACGTGGAGTCCACCGTCAACCGCCACCAGGGCGGACTCATCCTCAACAGCCGGGACGTCACCGAGCGGGTCCGCCTCCAGGCGCAGCTCCAGCACAGCGCCGAACACGACCCGCTCACCGACCTGCCCAACCGGGCCCTGTTCACCCGCCGCGTCCGCCAGGCGCTGACCGGCCGGCGCGCGGGCGACCACAGCACCGCCGTCCTCTTCATCGACCTCGACGGCTTCAAGGCGGTCAACGACACCATCGGCCACCAGGCCGGTGACGAGCTGCTCGTCGAGGCCGCCCACAGGCTCCAGGACTCGGTCCGGGCCGGGGACACCGCTGCCCGCCTCGGCGGCGACGAGTTCGCGGCGCTGATCCTGGGCGACGGCAGCCGCGACCGCAGCGCCCGCGAGTACCAGGTGCACGAGATCGCCGACCGGCTGCGCACCACGCTCTCCCAGCCGTACCGGATCGCCGGCAGCGAGGTCCGGGTCGCCGCCAGCATCGGTGTGGCCTTCGCCGACCCCGGCATCACCCCTTCGGACCTGATGCGCAACGCGGATCTCGCGATGTACCGGGCCAAGGCCGGAGGCAAGGACCGCGTCGAGCTGTACGCCCCGCAGATGCAGGCCGAGGTCGTACGGAAGGCCGAGCTGGCGGGGCGGCTGCGGACCGCGCTCCACGAGGGGGAGTTCGCGCTGCTGCACCAGCCCGTGGTCTCGCTGGCCACCGGCGAGGTCTCCACCGTGGTCGCGCAGGCCCGCTGGCGCTCGGCCCAGGGGATCCTCTTCACCCCGGCGGAGTTCCTCCGGGTGGCCGAGTACAGCGAGGGCGCCGCCGCCACGGGGCCGGATGCCCCTCCCGGCTTCGCCGCGGGCACCAGCACCCGCAGCGCCGAGCTGGGGCGCTGGCTGCTGGAGCAGGCCGTGGAACAGGCCGCCGACCGGCACCGGGCCGGGCACGGCGTACCCGTGGCCGTGCGGATGACCGCCCAGCGGCTGCTCGACCGCGCCGTGCCCCTCGGCTCCGTGGAGGCGCTGCTGACCCGGCACGGGCTGCCCTCCGGAGCCCTGGTCCTGGAGCTCGCCGTATCCGACCCCAGAGTGCCCTTCGACGATCTGGAACGCCGCCTGACGGCCCTGCACCGGCTCGGGGTGGGCATCGCGCTGGACGGTTTCGGGAGCGGCTATGCGGCCATCAGCGCCCTGCGCCGCCTCCCGGTGGACATGCTCAAGCTGGACCGCGGCCTGGTGGAGGGCGTCGTGGAGTCCGCCCGCCTGCACAAGATCACCGCAGGTTTGTTGCGGATCGCAAACGACCTGGGCATGCAATCGGTGGCCGACGGGGTGGATCTGCCCGAGCAGGTCATGGCCCTGCGCGCCATGGGGTGCACCCACGGCCAGGGGATGGCCTTCTCCGGGCCACTCGATGAATACAGGCTGCGGCGGGCGCTCGTGCGCGGTACGTTCCCCGTACCGGGTGGTGCGGTGCAGCCCGCCCTGGCCGGTGGTTCGTCCGGGGGATCGATGGCCATCCACAGAGGCTCACATAATGAGACGCCCGTCCCACCTACTTGA
- a CDS encoding 2-hydroxyacid dehydrogenase, translating into MTVKTPDVWLPFPAEEIDGLPDSFRYRLWDGEDVFPADPADCVFYVTPYMQPSEVTARPLAAMPALQVVQTLTAGMDHILGAVGDLRPGVRLCNAAGVHTASTAELALTLTLASLRGIPGMVRGQDREEWLFGVYDALADKSVLIIGYGAIGSAVEDRLVPFECERITRVARSARTAPRGPVHALAELPELLPRADVVILTTPLTDSTRGLAGAEFLARMKDGALLVNVARGPVVDTKSLLAEVESGRLRAALDVTDPEPLPAGHPLWHAPNVLITPHVGGSSTAFEPRAKRMLARQLTRFAAGEPVEHTVLITT; encoded by the coding sequence ATGACTGTAAAGACCCCTGACGTCTGGCTCCCGTTCCCCGCCGAGGAGATCGACGGTCTGCCCGACTCCTTCCGGTACCGCCTGTGGGACGGGGAGGACGTCTTCCCGGCCGATCCGGCCGACTGTGTCTTCTACGTCACCCCGTACATGCAGCCCTCCGAGGTCACCGCGCGCCCGCTGGCCGCCATGCCCGCCCTCCAGGTCGTCCAGACCCTCACCGCGGGCATGGACCACATCCTCGGCGCCGTCGGTGACCTGCGCCCCGGAGTACGGCTGTGCAACGCGGCCGGGGTCCACACTGCGAGCACCGCCGAGCTCGCCCTCACCCTGACCCTCGCCTCCCTGCGCGGCATCCCCGGCATGGTCCGCGGCCAGGACCGCGAGGAATGGCTGTTCGGGGTCTACGACGCCCTCGCCGACAAGTCCGTACTGATCATCGGCTACGGAGCGATCGGCTCGGCCGTCGAGGACCGGCTCGTGCCCTTCGAATGCGAGCGGATCACCCGCGTCGCACGCTCGGCGCGCACCGCACCGCGCGGACCCGTCCACGCCCTGGCCGAGCTGCCCGAACTCCTGCCGCGGGCGGACGTGGTGATCCTCACGACCCCGCTGACCGACAGCACCCGCGGGCTGGCCGGAGCCGAGTTCCTCGCCCGCATGAAGGACGGGGCCCTGCTGGTGAACGTCGCGCGCGGTCCCGTCGTGGACACCAAGTCCCTGCTGGCCGAGGTCGAGTCGGGCCGACTGCGCGCGGCGCTCGACGTGACCGACCCGGAACCGCTGCCCGCAGGCCACCCGCTCTGGCATGCTCCGAATGTTCTGATCACGCCTCATGTCGGCGGCAGCAGCACGGCTTTCGAGCCACGGGCCAAGCGCATGCTGGCGCGCCAGCTCACCCGGTTCGCCGCCGGAGAGCCCGTGGAGCACACGGTGCTGATCACCACCTGA